A genomic window from Corticium candelabrum chromosome 8, ooCorCand1.1, whole genome shotgun sequence includes:
- the LOC134183558 gene encoding poly(ADP-ribose) glycohydrolase-like, with protein MGQRNVKPPECKKWSAPGQDYWQKLNESLTINPPDSVDELERNIASLSDRSPHRMNGLKAALEDHFDAQTDDTVFNKIFPFVIKLALRLPSLLKTNEGEHSVNAGAINLLLQDSPGYLKLSRTLVSSLMANLFLGTLPRSRERPFQCNMQPLLSCSRSSTQEVAKIRCYLNYFERLKELQHDPQGFLYIRRQLLPQPYDWSTSEALLCGVEVIPDGGIEDARGSLQADFANCHLGGGVILGGCVQEEIRFSINPELTCAMMFCEDMSELEAIVLTGAERFSNYKGYAFSLSYGGNHIDETPHDEEGTVCTAITAIDATPYFDMPGGQTSLGLQLKLENLQRDANKALAGFMDLDPEESECSKSKYPSVATGNWGCGAFGGNIHVKFLVQWCAVSVSGRSMKYYTFEKGTEKIGVMMRALAQGLTEKEVTVGMLWQVMLNLSKVARGSRDRCNIIPAVAKYFDITIEYNEDIPVIQYDTDTAV; from the exons ATGGGCCAAAGAAATGTCAAGCCACCAGAGTGCAAGAAGTGGTCAGCTCCCGGTCAAGACTACTGGCAGAAGCTAAATGAGAGTCTTACCATCAATCCACCGGATTCGGTCGACGAATTAGAGCGCAATATTGCCAGCTTGTCAGACCGCTCACCCCACAGAATGAATGGACTGAAAGCTGCCCTAGAAGACCACTTCGACGCTCAAACGGACGACACAGTGTTCAACAAAATTTTTCCGTTCGTAATTAAACTCGCTCTACGTCTTCCAAGCCTTCTAAAGACCAACGAAGGCGAACACTCTGTAAACGCTGGCGCCATCAACCTATTACTACAAGACAGTCCGGGATATCTAAAGCTATCTCGCACGCTCGTCTCCTCTCTGATGGCCAATCTGTTTCTGGGTACGCTGCCCCGTTCGCGCGAGCGTCCGTTCCAGTGTAACATGCAGCCGCTTCTCAGCTGCTCTCGTAGTTCTACTCAAGAGGTTGCGAAAATCCGCTGTTACTTGAATTACTTTGAGCGTCTGAAAGAGCTGCAGCACGACCCTCAGGGATTTCTCTATATTCGACGGCAACTGCTGCCACAGCCTTATGATTGGTCGACGTCTGAG GCTTTGTTGTGTGGTGTTGAGGTAATTCCGGATGGAGGCATCGAGGATGCTCGAGGGTCATTACAAGCAGATTTCGCGAATTGTCACTTGGGTGGTGGAGTTATATTAGGAGGATGTGTACAGGAGGAAATAAG GTTTTCTATAAATCCCGAATTGACATGTGCCATGATGTTCTGTGAAGACATGTCAGAGCTGGAAGCAATCGTCCTTACCGGAGCTGAA AGATTCTCCAATTACAAAGGTTATGCATTTTCTCTGAGTTACGGTGGGAATCACATTGACGAGACACCACATGATGAGGAAGGCACCGTGTGTACTGCAATCACAGCAATAGATGCCACACCTTACTTTGACATGCCCGGTGGTCAAACTTCACTCGGATTGCAGCTTAAACTGGAGAACTTACAGAGAGATGCCAATAAGGCACTTGCAGGATTTATGGACCTCGACCCGGAAGAATCAGAATGCAGTAAGTCAAAGTATCCAAGTGTAGCAACAGGAAATTGGGGCTGTGGAGCTTTCGGAGGCAACATCCATGTCAAATTCCTCGTTCAGTGGTGtgctgtctctgtgtctggaCGCTCAATGAAATACTACACATTTGAGAAAGGAACGGAGAAGATTGGTGTGATGATGAGAGCTCTCGCGCAAGGATTGACCGAGAAAGAAGTCACGGTTGGAATGCTATGGCAGGTGATGCTAAACCTGAGTAAGGTAGCCAGGGGCAGTAGAGATCGCTGTAACATTATTCCGGCTGTTGCAAAGTATTTTGATATAACGATTGAGTACAATGAAGACATCCCAGTCATTCAGTACGATACTGATACCGCAGTATGA
- the LOC134183265 gene encoding uncharacterized protein LOC134183265 → MPVLNDGDLPARQACDGDVFAGSLSRKLQKLMLRMKGEHMSEDGRSVDYRALRKSEVFKEYQEKTLLLRTVDIRSLQENDRLAFYINVYNALGLHGLAIQDKPLNSVLEVDSFWSSTCYNIGGHVFSLDDLEHGILRGNRPHPATGRVCFQLNDPRCQFSVHVVDPRIHFALVCGAKSCPPIQVYSPDNLDRGLQAAARSFCEQEIDIDLPSKMVTFSKIFQWYGSDFGDSPREILLTCLPYLSTDKQHAAKQVIDDPEMTVNYKEYDWSLNEKFDGKL, encoded by the exons ATGCCTGTGTTGAATGATGGTGATCTGCCTGCTAGACAAGCTTGTGACGGTGATGTCTTTGCAGGCTCGTTGTCTAGAAAGCTACAGAAGTTGATGTTAAGAATGAAAGGCGAGCATATGAGTGAAGATGGCCGCAGTGTTGACTACCGCGCATTGAGAAAGTCTGAAGTGTTTAAGGAATATCAAGAAAAGACGCTACTCCTGCGGACTGTTGACATACGGTCTTTGCAAGAGAACGATCGGCTAGCTTTCtatatta ATGTGTACAATGCTTTGGGTCTTCATGGGTTGGCCATACAAGACAAGCCACTCAACAGTGTGCTAGAAGTCGACTCTTTCTGGAGCAGTACATGTTACAATATCGGTGGTCATGTTTTCTCACTCGACGACCTAGAGCATGGAATCCTCAGAG GTAACCGACCACATCCTGCCACTGGTCGTGTTTGTTTTCAGCTGAACGATCCTCGATGTCAATTCTCAGTACATGTTGTCGATCCTCGTATACATTTTGCACTCGTGTGTGGTGCCAAG TCTTGTCCGCCGATTCAAGTTTATTCTCCAGACAACTTAGATCGAGGTCTACAAGCAGCCGCTCGGAGTTTCTGTGAACAAGAGATAGACATAGATCTTCCAAGCAAGATG GTCACATTTTCTAAAATATTTCAATGGTACGGCTCAGATTTTGGTGACAGTCCGAGAGAAATTTTGTT AACATGTCTGCCATACTTGtccacagacaaacaacatgcGGCAAAGCAAGTGATAGACGATCCAGAAATGACCGTCAATTACAAAGAATACGACTGGTCACTGAATGAAAAATTTGATGGCAAGTTGTAG
- the LOC134183264 gene encoding uncharacterized protein DDB_G0286299-like, translating into MDGSVWVFIVVIPLLVLVSSLLFLFRGLIGEDSSANVKHQREENSQEKPKRKKKQKGTTPTPTPDAARISMNEKRVATSDGQQKGDKKEANVKEQVGSGEKSKSGEKKKKKAKNKEKREETLGTTTQDAVAVTEEEQAPGEWKETVSRKTKRERKVQLQKEQQPAVKEETAPVAAPVAAPVDIITDKKPDEISDELLKAAATDDLVGSTRESSGRASAGASSNSNPDLSDFVHIEMRSGEACEMSPEVVDSSSDKKKPEETKPTGSSVNTVAGQDATDSIREGSAGATAKPQRQKKRRKRKSRPVGGGDEEDDEGEWEVV; encoded by the exons ATGGATGGTAGCGTGTGGGTGTTCATAGTCGTCATCCCTCTTCTTGTGCTCGTatcttctcttctctttctctttcgcGGCTTAATCGGCGAAGATTCATCTGCTAATGTCAAACATCAAAGGGAGGAGAATTCGCAAGAAAAACCGAAGAGGAAAAAGAAGCAGAAAGGCACCACGCCCACCCCAACTCCAGACGCCGCTCGAATTTCCATGAACGAGAAGCGAGTTGCGACGTCAGACGGTCAACAGAAGGGTGATAAGAAGGAGGCCAATGTAAAGGAGCAAGTAGGAAGTGGAGAGAAGAGTAAAAGTggagagaagaagaagaaaaaagcGAAGAACAAAGAGAAACGAGAAGAGACGTTGGGAACTACCACACAGGATGCGGTGGCTGTGACTGAAGAAGAGCAAGCACCCG GTGAATGGAAAGAGACAGTTAGTCGAAAAACGAAACGCGAGAGAAAGGTGCAACTCCAGAAAGAACAGCAGCCAGCTGTCAAGGAGGAAACTGCTCCAGTTGCTGCTCCAGTTGCTGCTCCAGTTGACATAATCACTGACAAGAAACCGGACGAGATCTCGGATGAACTATTGAAAGCTGCAGCCACAGACGATCTTGTTGGTTCAACGAGGGAATCATCTGGCAGGGCTAGTGCAGGAGCGTCCAGTAACTCCAATCCAGATTTATCAGATTTTGTACACATTGAGATGAGATCGGGTGAGGCGTGTGAGATGAGCCCGGAGGTGGTTGATTCTTCAAGTGACAAGAAGAAACCAGAGGAAACAAAACCAACTGGAAGTTCTGTAAACACAGTAGCTGGTCAAGATGCTACAGATTCTATTAGAGAAG GTTCAGCTGGAGCCACAGCTAAGCCTCAAAGGCAGAAAAAGAGACGAAAACGTAAAAGTCGTCCAGTAGGAGGTGGCGACGAAGAGGACGATGAGGGAGAATGGGAAGTTGTTTGA
- the LOC134183131 gene encoding regulator of chromosome condensation-like translates to MPRTKGKRRRNGQATNQHAKSSDESNESGSKKQRGTHSSDDTRSGLVLTLGEGDVGQLGLGEEIMERKRPAIVPSIADRSVVQVVCGGMHTVALTTDGKVYSWGCNDEGALGRRTSGMHQESVPGLVSFPEHVVQVSAGDSHTVALTDDGKVFCWGSFRDANGPIGLTPDQKKLEIPIKIIDNTSSYGRAVGISSGNDHVAVVTSRGILLSWGVAEQGQLGRIAECLSVRGGRRGLAAILNPGVVRFTRRHGRCPFITNVFCVSYHTFAISSNDEVFAWGLNNYGQLGLGDTTKHFMPGHMTDLPSHNGKKVSLVQFTGGQHHSIALGSNGRVYVMGRTDYGRLGLGEGVEEPHIPVEIPEFQNVKVVAGGGAVSLAVTNEGVAYAWGMGTNYQLAADEDNDVHSPDRMRGKNLEGKKVISISAGGQHTALLVCQKD, encoded by the exons ATGCCTCGTACTAAAGGGAAACGTCGTCGTAATGGTCAGGCGACAAATCAACATGCCAAGTCATCCGATGAGTCTAACGAGTCAGGCTCGAAGAAACAACGAG GGACACATTCTTCTGATGACACTCGTAGCGGTTTGGTGTTAACGTTAGGTGAGGGAGATGTAGGTCAGTTAGGCTTGGGAGAGGAGATTATGGAAAGGAAGCGGCCGGCGATCGTTCCATCTATTGCAGATAGATCTGTAGTTCAGGTCGTATGTGGTGGCATGCACACGGTCGCTCTTACGACCGACGGTAAGGTCTACTCGTGGGGATGTAACGATGAAGGTGCATTGGGACGACGGACATCCGGGATGCACCAGGAGTCAGTACCCGGATTAGTCTCATTTCCTGAACACGTAGTACAAGTGAGTGCTGGAGATAGCCACACTGTTGCTCTTACCGACGATGGAAAGGTTTTCTGTTGGGGAAGTTTTAGAGATGCGAATGGACCGATAGGTTTGACTCCCGATCAAAAGAAATTAGAAATTCCGATAAAAATTATTGATAACACATCGAGCTATGGCCGTGCTGTCGGCATTAGTTCAGGCAATGATCACGTGGCAGTGGTAACAAGCCGTGGTATTCTTCTATCGTGGGGTGTAGCAGAGCAAGGACAACTGGGAAGAATTGCCGAATGTCTATCAGTCCGAGGAGGAAGGAGAGGATTAGCAGCAATCCTCAATCCCGGAGTTGTCCGCTTTACAAGACGTCATGGTCGTTGTCCTTTTATAACCAATGTATTTTGTGTGAGCTACCACACGTTTGCCATTAGTAGCAATGATGAAGTATTTGCTTGGGGTTTGAATAACTACGGCCAACTTGGTCTGGGAGATACCACAAAACACTTCATGCCTGGTCACATGACTGACCTTCCGAGTCACAACGGCAAGAAAGTCAGTCTCGTTCAATTTACAGGCGGTCAGCATCATTCGATTGCGCTTGGATCAAATGGACGAGTCTATGTCATGGGTCGAACAGACTATGGTCGCTTAGGACTAGGAGAGGGGGTTGAGGAACCACACATACCTGTAGAGATACCAGAATTCCAGAATGTTAAAGTTGTTGCAGGTGGAGGAGCAGTATCACTAGCCGTGACAAACGAGGGTGTTGCATATGCGTGGGGAATGGGCACCAACTACCAACTAGCCGCTGATGAAGACAATGACGTTCATTCTCCAGATAGAATGAGAGGGAAGAACTTGGAAGGCAAGAAAGTCATTTCAATATCAGCTGGTGGTCAACACACTGCATTATTAGTGTGTCAAAAGGATTAG